The following proteins come from a genomic window of Coffea arabica cultivar ET-39 chromosome 11c, Coffea Arabica ET-39 HiFi, whole genome shotgun sequence:
- the LOC140016599 gene encoding probable calcium-binding protein CML46, translating into MKVVETYPTAKPSAAGEICMEEIKTVLTRLGIACDQEGNDDDVENWKVSEFSDIMLDEEPSLEEIKQVFQVFDENKDGFIDAAEVQRVLCGLCLKEGSELEDCRRMICAFDDNGDGVLDFEEFLAFMGKCFC; encoded by the coding sequence atgaaagttgttgaaaCTTACCCAACTGCTAAACCAAGTGCAGCTGGAGAAATTTGCATGGAGGAGATCAAGACAGTGCTGACTAGACTTGGAATAGCATGTGATCAAGAAGGTAATGATGATGATGTAGAGAACTGGAAAGTAAGTGAGTTTTCCGATATAATGCTTGATGAGGAGCCTAGTTTAGAGGAGATTAAGCAAGTTTTTCAAGTGTTTGATGAGAATAAAGATGGATTTATAGATGCAGCTGAGGTACAGAGAGTGTTATGTGGGCTGTGCCTTAAGGAAGGATCAGAACTGGAGGACTGTAGAAGGATGATCTGTGCTTTTGATGACAATGGCGATGGAGTCCTtgattttgaagagtttttggCGTTCATGGGCAAGTGTTTCTGCTGA